The genomic stretch TGTGCGACGGTGACCCCGCCGTCCGCCATCACCCGGCCGATGGTCTCCGGGTCCTTCGCCGCGGCGGAGGAGAGGAGCAGCATCCGCGCGCCGGTCGCCAGCGGCGTCCACAGCTCCCACACCGACGCGTCGAACGAGATCGTCGTGCGCTGCAGCACCGTGTCATGCGCGCCGATGCCGAACGCCGCGGCCTGCCACGCGGTATGGTTGACGAGGCTGCGGTGCGACACCATCACGCCCTTCGGCCGCCCCGTGGAGCCGGAGGTGTAGATGACGTACGCCAGGTGGCCGGGGGTGAGCCCCGCCCCGGCGGGATTCGTCTCCGGCCCCTCCACCGCGGCGTCGAGGTCGACCACGGGAACGTCCACACCCGCGAAGGTGCTGGCGAACGACGACTGCGTGACGAGCGCTGCTGGGGCGCTGTCCTCCAGCATGTAGCGCAGCCGGTCGGCGGGATACGCCGGGTCGAGCGGCACGTAGGCGCCGCCCGCCTTGAGCGTAGCCAGCAGGGCGATGACCAGCCGCGGGCCGCGCTCCACGCAGACCGCCACCCGTGCATCCGGCCCCACACCCAGCCCGCGGAGCTGGTGCGCCAGCCCGTTGGCCCGCGCGTTGAGCTCCGCATAGGTGAGCGACTCGTCTTCGAACCGCACGGCCACGGCCTCCGGCGTCCGCTGCACCTGGGCTTCGAAGAGCTCGTGGACGCACGTGCCGGTGGGGAACGCGGCGACTGAGGCGTTCCACTCCTCCACTACCAGCCGGCGCTCGGCATCGGGAAGCAGTTCCAGCCGTTCCACGCTCCCCCGCTCGTCCGCTACCATTCCTTCGAGGATCCGCCGCAGGTAGCCGACCCAGCGCTCCACCGTCGCCTGCTCGAAGAGCGCCGTCGCATACGTCACGGTGCCGGCGATCCGCCCCTCGCTTTCGCCCAGCGCGAGGGAGAGATCGAAGGTCACCTGTACGGGCGAGGATTCCGGGCCCGCACCATCCACCAATCCGTCGCGCGGCGTGTTCCGCCACGCGAACGTCGCCTGGAAGACCGGGTGGTGCGATGGGCCGCGCGCCGGCTGCAGCAGCTCCACCACCTGGTGGAAGGGGATGCCCTGGTGGTGCTGCGCCCCGAGCACCCGCTCCCTTACCCGTTCCAGCAGTTCCGCGACGGTCGGCGCGCCGGAAAGGTCGACGCGGATCGCCAGGTGATTCGGGATGATGCCGATCGGCCCGCCGGTCTCCCCGCGCCCGGGGCCTTCCGGCGACAGACCGATGACCACGTCCGCCTGCCCCGAAAGGCGGCTCAGCACCACCGCCCATGCGGCCAGGAGCGTCATGGCCAGCGTGGCCTGATGCCGCTGAGAAAGCGCTGCGAGTGCGGCGCTCAACGCCTCGTCCAGCTCCACCCCCACGCAGGCGCCGGCGTAGTCCTGCCGCGCCGGACGCGCATGGTCCGTCGGCAGTTCCAACAGCCCGGGAGCATTGGAAAGCGTCGCCTTCCAGTACTCCGCCGCGGCCTGCGCCGGGGCCGCGGCCTCGGGCAGCGCCGGGCGCTCAGCGGGTGAAGGGTTCAGCATGTTCAAGGACGACTACCTGGTTTCCACGGGCGCGAGCGAGGTGGCGTTGCACCTCCCGAATGATGGCCGGCCGAGCCGGGTGAGCGTTCTCAGCCGGGCTCGCGAACGAGCTGCGCGAGCCGTGCAAGGGTTTCGGGATCGAACCGCGCCAGCCGCAGCTCCAGAATCCGTTCGGCGAGGTCGGCGAGCACGGGCTTCTCGAATACGGCGGCCAGCTCGAGTTCGAGGTCCATCTCCTGCCGCACCCGCGACACCACCCGCAACGCCAGCAGGGAGTGTCCGCCCAGCTCGAAGAAGTGATCCCACCGGCTCACCTGCTCCACCGGCAGCAGCTCCGCCCAGATCTCCGCGAGAGCCACCTCGATCTTCCCGACCGGCGCCTCGTATTCCCGTGTCGCATACGCGTCTCCCTCCGGGGCCGGCAGCGCCTTGCGGTCCAGCTTGCCGTTGGGCGTGAGCGGGAACGCGTCGAGCCGCACGTACGCCGCGGGCACCATGTACTCCGGCAACGCGGTGAAAAGGTGCTCGCGCAGCGACGCCGCGTCCGCATCGCCGACCACGTATGCCACCAGCCGCACGTCGCCCGGCACGTCCTCGCGCGCCATCACCACCGCCTCGCGCACCTCCGCGTGCTCCGCAAGCCGCGCCTCGATCTCCCCCAGCTCGATGCGGAAGCCGCGCACCTTCACCTGGAAGTCGGTGCGGCCGATGAACTCCATCGTCCC from Longimicrobium sp. encodes the following:
- a CDS encoding non-ribosomal peptide synthetase, which produces MLNPSPAERPALPEAAAPAQAAAEYWKATLSNAPGLLELPTDHARPARQDYAGACVGVELDEALSAALAALSQRHQATLAMTLLAAWAVVLSRLSGQADVVIGLSPEGPGRGETGGPIGIIPNHLAIRVDLSGAPTVAELLERVRERVLGAQHHQGIPFHQVVELLQPARGPSHHPVFQATFAWRNTPRDGLVDGAGPESSPVQVTFDLSLALGESEGRIAGTVTYATALFEQATVERWVGYLRRILEGMVADERGSVERLELLPDAERRLVVEEWNASVAAFPTGTCVHELFEAQVQRTPEAVAVRFEDESLTYAELNARANGLAHQLRGLGVGPDARVAVCVERGPRLVIALLATLKAGGAYVPLDPAYPADRLRYMLEDSAPAALVTQSSFASTFAGVDVPVVDLDAAVEGPETNPAGAGLTPGHLAYVIYTSGSTGRPKGVMVSHRSLVNHTAWQAAAFGIGAHDTVLQRTTISFDASVWELWTPLATGARMLLLSSAAAKDPETIGRVMADGGVTVA